The following coding sequences are from one Seonamhaeicola sp. ML3 window:
- a CDS encoding MFS transporter, whose product MKTLFNNYVNTFKGLSKEVWWLALITLINRAGTMVIPFLSLYLTKSLNFSVSGEVAWIMSAFGLGSVVGSWLGGRLTDLIGYYKVMTYSLVSTGLLFIALQFLDTFVSFCFGIFLVMLVADTFRPAMFVALSAYSKPENKTRSVTLIRLAINLGFSAGPAIGGLIITTMGYSGLFWVDGITCILATLVLINVLNPKSTKPLDDIKVENPKSAYGDKAFIIFLFAMMFFGIVFLQYFSTMPIYYKEAHFLTELEIGVLLGANGFLIFLFEMPLIKWLENTRFTKTGLMIFGAILTGLSFVILNFTSWTGVLILGMLLMTFGEMIAFPFSNAFAMDRAKKGNQGEYMALYSIAFSIAHIFGHNLGLQLIDNMGFDNTWLIITSLSGLCVFLLFFLRRYLNVKKRKKQQVIETEEEEILWI is encoded by the coding sequence ATGAAAACACTATTTAATAACTATGTAAATACTTTTAAAGGACTTTCGAAAGAAGTATGGTGGTTAGCTCTCATCACACTCATTAACAGAGCTGGCACCATGGTTATACCATTTTTATCCTTATACCTAACCAAGAGTTTAAATTTCTCCGTAAGCGGTGAAGTGGCCTGGATAATGAGTGCTTTTGGTTTAGGTTCGGTAGTGGGATCATGGCTTGGAGGGAGATTAACCGACCTCATAGGCTATTACAAAGTAATGACATACAGCTTAGTGAGTACGGGACTTCTATTTATTGCTTTACAATTCTTGGATACCTTTGTTTCATTCTGTTTTGGTATTTTTTTGGTAATGCTTGTGGCAGACACCTTTAGACCTGCCATGTTTGTAGCATTAAGTGCCTACAGTAAACCAGAAAACAAGACACGTTCTGTAACACTAATTCGTTTGGCCATAAACTTAGGGTTTTCGGCAGGACCGGCTATAGGTGGACTCATCATCACCACCATGGGTTATAGTGGCTTATTTTGGGTAGATGGTATAACTTGTATTTTAGCTACATTGGTGTTAATCAATGTACTGAATCCGAAATCCACAAAACCGTTAGATGATATAAAAGTTGAAAATCCAAAATCGGCTTATGGAGATAAAGCCTTCATCATTTTCCTGTTTGCTATGATGTTTTTTGGTATTGTATTCTTGCAATACTTTTCAACCATGCCAATTTACTACAAAGAGGCTCATTTTTTAACAGAACTAGAAATTGGTGTGTTGTTAGGGGCAAATGGATTTTTAATTTTCCTATTTGAAATGCCTCTAATAAAATGGTTAGAAAACACAAGATTTACAAAAACAGGACTGATGATTTTTGGTGCTATTTTAACAGGTCTTAGCTTTGTAATCTTAAATTTCACCAGTTGGACGGGTGTTTTGATTTTAGGAATGCTTTTAATGACTTTTGGGGAAATGATAGCCTTCCCCTTCTCTAACGCTTTTGCAATGGATAGGGCTAAAAAAGGCAACCAAGGCGAGTATATGGCTTTATACAGTATTGCATTTTCTATAGCTCATATTTTTGGTCATAACCTTGGTTTACAACTAATTGATAATATGGGCTTTGACAATACTTGGTTAATAATAACCAGTTTATCTGGGTTGTGTGTGTTTTTATTATTCTTTTTAAGACGTTATTTAAATGTTAAAAAGAGAAAAAAACAACAAGTTATTGAAACTGAGGAAGAAGAAATACTATGGATTTAA
- a CDS encoding DUF1684 domain-containing protein gives MRNLTLLLLFVSFISCGQDKRPIQGETEFQREMNAQFKDATETPLTEKDRKHFTALEFFKFDSIYVVTASFKRTPNEKPFKMKTTTNRRPLYVKYGELSFTIKGKDLKLNIYQNQGLLEKEGYEDYLFLPFLDETNGEESYGGGRYIEARIPEGDTMVIDFNTAYNPYCAYNSKYSCPVVPRQNYLRVKIEAGVKAYKKK, from the coding sequence ATGCGAAACCTAACCCTACTTTTGTTGTTTGTATCTTTCATTTCTTGTGGTCAAGACAAAAGGCCAATACAAGGAGAAACTGAGTTTCAACGAGAGATGAATGCCCAATTTAAAGATGCTACAGAAACTCCGTTAACTGAGAAAGACAGAAAGCATTTTACAGCTTTAGAATTCTTTAAGTTTGATTCTATCTATGTGGTTACAGCTAGTTTTAAAAGAACCCCAAACGAAAAACCTTTTAAAATGAAAACAACCACAAACAGGCGTCCGCTGTATGTGAAATATGGAGAGTTATCCTTTACTATAAAAGGAAAAGATTTAAAGTTGAACATCTATCAAAACCAAGGATTACTAGAAAAAGAGGGTTATGAAGATTATCTATTCTTACCCTTTTTAGATGAAACGAACGGTGAAGAAAGTTACGGAGGTGGACGTTACATTGAAGCTAGAATCCCAGAAGGGGATACTATGGTTATTGATTTTAATACAGCATATAACCCATATTGCGCCTATAATTCGAAGTATTCATGTCCGGTAGTTCCTAGGCAAAATTATTTAAGAGTTAAAATAGAAGCTGGAGTAAAGGCATACAAGAAAAAATAA
- a CDS encoding IS110 family transposase — translation MKNYQEAVGIDVSKKTIDVKCHIAGAHKVFNNDYKGYLGMFKWVEKVTEGSRVFYCFENTGNYSLKLATHLSQKAVPYVEESPITIKRSSGLVREKSDKIDAGIIARYAWLYREELEPSKLRGVVFQEMGRLIGLRDQLVRNRAGLIGTLKETQQLLNSPSTDVCCTVLKRSIDYLSKQIKATETRLYELITKEESLNKSFKLLLSMKGIGFVLACQLIYHTHNFKRFKSWRQFSSYCGLAPFEYGSGTSIHRRKKCHYLGDRKMKSLLSMASISAIQHDQELRLYYKSKVAEGKPKMIALNNVRNKLLARAFAVVKRGTPYVLLKQYAA, via the coding sequence ATGAAAAATTATCAAGAAGCAGTAGGGATTGATGTATCAAAAAAGACTATTGATGTAAAATGTCACATAGCGGGTGCACACAAAGTGTTTAACAATGATTACAAAGGGTATTTGGGGATGTTTAAGTGGGTAGAAAAAGTAACTGAGGGAAGTCGTGTTTTTTATTGTTTTGAAAACACAGGGAACTATTCTCTAAAGTTAGCTACTCATCTAAGTCAAAAGGCAGTTCCTTATGTAGAAGAGAGTCCAATCACAATTAAACGTTCCAGTGGACTGGTAAGGGAGAAAAGTGATAAAATAGATGCTGGTATTATAGCTAGATATGCCTGGTTGTATAGAGAGGAATTAGAGCCTAGTAAGTTAAGGGGTGTTGTATTTCAGGAAATGGGAAGGTTGATAGGCTTAAGAGACCAATTGGTTAGAAATAGAGCTGGTCTTATTGGAACACTTAAAGAAACTCAGCAGTTGCTGAACAGCCCCTCTACAGATGTTTGTTGTACTGTCCTTAAGAGAAGTATAGATTATCTGTCAAAACAAATAAAAGCAACAGAGACACGCTTGTATGAGCTAATAACAAAGGAAGAGTCTCTTAATAAAAGTTTTAAGTTATTGTTGTCTATGAAAGGGATTGGTTTTGTTTTAGCTTGCCAATTAATATATCATACTCACAATTTCAAGCGCTTTAAATCATGGAGGCAGTTTTCAAGTTATTGCGGACTGGCACCATTTGAATATGGTTCAGGAACAAGTATTCACAGACGTAAAAAATGTCATTATCTTGGAGATAGGAAAATGAAAAGTTTATTGAGTATGGCTAGTATTTCTGCCATACAACATGACCAGGAACTAAGGTTGTATTATAAATCTAAAGTAGCTGAAGGAAAACCAAAAATGATTGCTTTGAACAATGTTAGAAATAAACTTTTAGCTAGAGCTTTTGCTGTTGTAAAAAGAGGAACACCCTATGTGTTATTGAAACAATATGCGGCTTAA
- a CDS encoding Lrp/AsnC family transcriptional regulator, giving the protein MQIDELNTKILRCLQKNSRLSNAEIGRQVGISSPAVSERIKKMEDFGVIEGYKTVVSPFEIGYQLKAIVTLRAFMGKLKPFLEKVKTFDEVVNCYRITGDENFVMEVVLKNQKHLEAFIDQLIIYGESKTQIVLSDVVKQNELKPIK; this is encoded by the coding sequence ATGCAAATAGACGAACTTAATACAAAGATTTTAAGGTGTTTACAGAAGAATTCCAGGCTCTCTAATGCCGAAATTGGACGCCAAGTTGGTATTAGTTCTCCTGCTGTTTCAGAGCGTATTAAAAAAATGGAAGATTTTGGGGTAATAGAAGGTTATAAAACTGTTGTCTCTCCTTTTGAAATAGGGTATCAGTTAAAAGCTATTGTAACCTTAAGAGCTTTCATGGGTAAACTAAAACCTTTTTTAGAAAAGGTTAAAACATTCGATGAGGTAGTAAACTGTTACCGTATTACTGGAGACGAGAACTTTGTAATGGAAGTGGTTCTAAAAAACCAAAAACATCTAGAGGCTTTTATCGATCAACTTATTATTTATGGTGAAAGCAAAACTCAAATTGTGTTATCTGATGTGGTAAAACAAAATGAGTTAAAGCCCATTAAATAG
- the purU gene encoding formyltetrahydrofolate deformylase → MNKITILINCNDQPGIIASITNFIAHHNGNIVYIDQHVDREQNIFFMRLESEFTSESFSTEAFKGAFKDVLADKFEMKWRIYSSEVKPKMALFISKYDHCLYDLLGRYNSGELNLEIPFIISNHNDLKPIADNFNIPFYHIPVTKETKSEAEDKQLELLNEHKIDFIVLARYMQIVSPKLIDKYPNKIINIHHSFLPAFVGAKPYHSAYKRGVKIIGATSHYVTEELDAGPIIEQDVARVTHAHSISDLIAKGRDLEKIVLANAVKLHADRKVMVYNNKTVIFS, encoded by the coding sequence ATGAATAAAATTACCATTTTAATAAACTGTAATGATCAACCAGGTATTATCGCTTCAATTACCAACTTCATTGCGCATCATAATGGAAATATTGTATACATAGACCAGCATGTAGATCGCGAACAAAATATCTTTTTTATGAGATTGGAAAGTGAATTCACATCAGAAAGCTTTTCAACCGAAGCATTTAAAGGTGCTTTTAAAGATGTATTGGCAGATAAGTTTGAAATGAAATGGCGTATTTATTCCTCTGAAGTGAAACCTAAAATGGCACTTTTCATTTCCAAATACGATCACTGTTTATATGATTTATTGGGTCGCTACAATTCTGGAGAACTTAATTTAGAAATTCCTTTCATTATTAGTAATCATAATGACTTAAAGCCTATTGCTGATAACTTTAACATTCCTTTTTATCATATTCCAGTTACCAAGGAAACTAAAAGTGAGGCTGAAGACAAACAATTAGAACTGCTTAACGAACATAAGATAGACTTTATAGTATTGGCAAGGTATATGCAGATAGTATCACCAAAACTAATTGATAAATACCCTAATAAAATAATAAACATACATCATTCGTTCTTACCTGCTTTTGTTGGAGCCAAACCTTACCATTCTGCTTATAAACGTGGGGTAAAGATTATTGGTGCTACCAGCCACTATGTTACCGAAGAGCTCGATGCTGGACCAATTATAGAACAGGATGTGGCTCGGGTTACTCATGCTCATTCCATATCAGATTTAATAGCAAAAGGACGAGACCTTGAAAAAATTGTTTTGGCTAATGCCGTTAAACTTCATGCCGATAGAAAAGTGATGGTTTACAACAACAAAACTGTTATTTTTTCATAA
- the pyrF gene encoding orotidine-5'-phosphate decarboxylase — protein MTQNQLISEIKRKQSFLCIGLDVDLNKIPEHLLKEEDPIFAFNKAIIDATHHLCVAYKPNTAFYEAYGIKGWRALERTINYINENHPEIFTIADAKRGDIGNTSTMYAKAFFEDLAFDSVTVAPYMGKDSVEPFLAFKSKHTILLALTSNQGAFDFQTKTVDNKQLYKQVLETSKTWQNTENLMYVVGATKAEYLADIRQIIPDSFLLVPGVGAQGGNLQDVCKYGMNASVGLLINSSRGIIYSSNGNDFATAAAVKAEQLQKEMQLELSRYSKSS, from the coding sequence ATGACCCAAAACCAACTAATCTCTGAAATCAAAAGAAAACAATCCTTTTTATGTATTGGGTTGGATGTAGATTTGAATAAAATTCCAGAACACCTTCTGAAAGAAGAAGATCCTATTTTTGCATTTAATAAAGCGATTATAGATGCAACACACCATTTATGTGTAGCCTATAAACCTAACACAGCCTTTTACGAGGCCTACGGTATAAAGGGGTGGCGAGCATTAGAAAGGACTATTAATTATATTAATGAGAATCATCCTGAGATTTTCACTATTGCCGATGCTAAACGTGGCGATATTGGCAATACCAGTACCATGTACGCAAAGGCTTTTTTTGAAGACCTAGCGTTCGATTCTGTAACGGTAGCGCCGTATATGGGTAAGGATTCGGTTGAGCCATTTCTGGCTTTCAAAAGTAAACATACCATTCTTTTGGCCTTAACTTCTAATCAAGGTGCTTTCGATTTTCAAACAAAAACGGTAGATAATAAACAACTGTACAAGCAGGTTTTGGAAACTTCAAAAACTTGGCAGAATACAGAAAACCTAATGTATGTTGTTGGAGCCACCAAAGCAGAATATTTAGCAGATATACGACAAATTATTCCAGATAGCTTTTTGTTGGTTCCTGGTGTAGGTGCACAAGGAGGGAATTTGCAAGATGTTTGTAAATATGGTATGAATGCTTCTGTTGGATTACTTATTAATTCTTCTAGAGGTATTATTTATTCTTCTAATGGAAATGATTTTGCAACTGCTGCCGCTGTTAAAGCAGAACAACTACAAAAGGAAATGCAATTGGAGTTGTCACGTTATTCTAAAAGTTCCTAA
- the prfA gene encoding peptide chain release factor 1: MLEKLQIVKQRFDEVSDLIIQPDIISDQKRYVELNREYKDLRILMDKREAYIELTDNLSEAEEIIADGSDAEMVEMAKMQYDEAKDGIPKLEEEIRVLLIPKDPEDAKNAVVELRAGTGGDEASIFAGDLFRMYTKYCEGRGWKVSTVDFSEGTNGGFKEIQFEVSGEDVYGTLKFEAGVHRVQRVPQTETQGRVHTSAATCMVFPEAEEFDIEINPKDVRIDFFCSSGPGGQSVNTTYSAVRLTHIPTGLVAQCQDQKSQHKNKEKAFKVLRSRLYDLELAKKQEEDAAKRGSMVSSGDRSAKIRTYNYPQGRVTDHRIGLTLYDLQNIVNGDIQKIIDELMLAENTEKLKASDDL; encoded by the coding sequence ATGTTAGAGAAACTACAAATAGTGAAGCAGCGTTTTGATGAGGTGAGTGATTTGATCATTCAGCCCGATATTATCTCAGATCAAAAGCGCTATGTGGAGCTTAATAGGGAATACAAGGATTTAAGGATTTTAATGGATAAGCGCGAGGCTTATATCGAGCTCACAGATAATTTATCTGAAGCCGAAGAGATTATAGCCGATGGAAGTGATGCCGAAATGGTAGAGATGGCCAAGATGCAGTATGATGAAGCCAAGGACGGTATCCCAAAGTTAGAAGAAGAAATAAGGGTGCTATTAATTCCAAAAGATCCCGAGGATGCTAAAAATGCTGTAGTTGAATTACGAGCCGGAACAGGTGGGGACGAGGCCAGTATTTTTGCCGGCGATTTGTTTAGAATGTACACAAAGTATTGTGAAGGCAGAGGATGGAAAGTTAGCACTGTAGATTTTAGTGAGGGCACTAATGGTGGCTTTAAAGAAATTCAATTTGAAGTTTCGGGAGAGGACGTTTACGGCACTTTAAAATTTGAAGCTGGAGTACATCGTGTACAGCGCGTACCACAGACCGAAACACAAGGTCGAGTGCACACTAGTGCGGCAACATGTATGGTGTTTCCTGAGGCCGAAGAGTTTGATATTGAAATTAATCCTAAAGATGTTAGGATCGATTTTTTCTGTTCTTCGGGTCCGGGTGGGCAGTCGGTTAACACAACGTATTCCGCAGTGCGTTTAACGCATATTCCAACCGGTTTAGTCGCGCAATGCCAGGATCAAAAGTCGCAGCATAAAAACAAAGAAAAAGCCTTTAAGGTTTTACGATCGCGTTTGTACGATTTAGAGTTGGCCAAGAAGCAGGAAGAAGATGCTGCCAAACGCGGTAGTATGGTGTCGTCTGGAGATAGGAGTGCCAAAATTAGGACCTACAATTATCCTCAAGGCCGTGTTACAGATCACAGAATTGGGCTTACCCTTTATGATTTGCAGAATATTGTAAACGGAGATATTCAAAAAATAATTGATGAACTTATGCTAGCTGAAAACACCGAAAAGTTAAAGGCTAGTGATGACTTGTAA
- a CDS encoding DUF4197 domain-containing protein: MKKKIAILIIAFNLVACAELQHVVNQLPQGGISNADMASGLRQALHFGIDKQVTKLTQKDGFFKNELVKILLPEELQKVDKTLRDIGLGKLADEGLKVLNRAAEDAVKEATPIFIDAVKGITFADAKNILLGNDNAATAYLSSKTETALYAKFNPVIKNSFSKVGADSIWKNLITKYNNLPFTKDVNTDLTDYVTKEALNGVYTMIAQEEKEIRTKASSRTTDLLKKVFALQD, encoded by the coding sequence ATGAAGAAAAAAATTGCGATTCTAATTATAGCCTTTAATCTAGTGGCTTGTGCCGAACTACAACACGTAGTGAACCAATTACCTCAAGGAGGAATTTCTAACGCAGATATGGCCTCGGGGTTGAGGCAAGCATTACATTTCGGTATTGATAAACAAGTGACTAAACTCACCCAAAAAGATGGCTTCTTTAAAAATGAACTAGTTAAAATTTTATTACCTGAAGAACTACAAAAAGTTGACAAAACCTTAAGAGATATAGGATTAGGAAAGCTCGCAGACGAAGGTTTAAAAGTGCTTAATAGAGCTGCCGAAGACGCCGTGAAAGAGGCTACACCAATATTTATCGATGCTGTAAAAGGCATAACCTTTGCCGATGCAAAAAATATCCTTTTAGGGAACGACAATGCTGCCACAGCATATTTAAGTAGTAAAACAGAAACGGCATTATACGCTAAATTCAATCCGGTTATTAAAAATTCGTTTTCTAAAGTTGGGGCAGATAGTATTTGGAAAAACCTTATTACCAAATACAATAATTTACCTTTTACAAAAGATGTAAACACAGACCTTACGGACTATGTCACTAAAGAGGCTCTAAACGGTGTTTACACAATGATTGCCCAGGAAGAAAAAGAAATAAGGACCAAGGCATCATCGAGAACAACCGATCTACTTAAAAAGGTTTTTGCTCTACAAGACTGA
- a CDS encoding four helix bundle protein: MRNFRELDIWKDSITLVKKIYSLIENLPETEKFGLKSQISRCVVSIPANIAEGCAKDSQKDFVRFLQISLGSAFELETHIIICSELSYFKYPKELIAEINVIQKRIKSLINYSKKVANTQNQ; the protein is encoded by the coding sequence ATGAGGAATTTTAGAGAGTTAGATATCTGGAAAGATTCTATAACCCTTGTTAAAAAGATTTATTCATTAATAGAAAATTTGCCTGAAACCGAAAAGTTTGGATTGAAATCTCAAATTTCAAGATGTGTTGTTTCGATACCAGCAAATATAGCAGAAGGTTGTGCTAAAGACTCCCAAAAAGATTTTGTTAGATTTTTACAAATAAGTTTAGGGTCTGCTTTTGAGCTGGAAACCCATATTATAATCTGTTCAGAATTATCATATTTTAAATATCCTAAAGAACTTATCGCAGAGATTAATGTAATTCAAAAAAGAATAAAATCCTTAATTAATTATTCAAAGAAAGTCGCTAATACCCAAAACCAATGA
- a CDS encoding Lacal_2735 family protein, which produces MSRSNLIKSRKETLNKRYKELVEQAYNLRQTDSALSDFSEFKAIELLDEINRLNYLYRDMAQTPL; this is translated from the coding sequence ATGAGTCGTTCAAACTTAATCAAGAGTCGGAAAGAAACTCTTAACAAACGTTACAAGGAACTTGTTGAGCAGGCTTACAACTTAAGACAAACCGATTCTGCACTAAGCGACTTTTCTGAATTCAAGGCCATAGAACTTTTAGATGAAATAAACCGCCTTAATTACCTATACAGGGACATGGCCCAAACGCCGCTCTAA